The Kitasatospora albolonga nucleotide sequence CCATGCAGGTTTCCTTCCTCAAGGATCTGGTGACCCTGAGGAATCCCACGAGCCGTCTGAGCTTCGTCTCGTATTTGCATGCCCGGGAACGCCTGGTGGATTTCATCAACCACAAGGTGCTCTATCCGAGCCGTGCCGAGTTCCATGACTACCTGGAATGGTGCGCGGCCCAGGTCGAGGACCTGGTGCGCTACGGGACCGAGGTCACCGAGGTCCGTCCGGTCACCGTGGACGGGGTGACCGAGCTCCTCGAGATCGTCGGACACGCCCCGGGGACCGGCGGGGAGACGGTGCTGTGCCGCACCCGGAACCTGGTCGTCGCGACCGGGCTCCGGCCGCAGCTGCCGGAGGGCGTCACCCTCTCCGACCGTGTGTGGCACAGCAGTTCACTGCTCCCGAGCCTGGAGGCCCTGCCCGGCCCTGCACCGGAGCGGTTCGTCGTGGTCGGAGCAGGGCAGAGCGCCGCCGAGGCCACCGACCATCTGCACCGCACCTATCCGCGGGCCGAGGTCTGCTCGGTCTTCAACCGCTACGGCTACAGCCCCGCCGACGACAGCCCCTACGCCAACCGGATCTTCGACCCGGCGGCCGTCGACCACTACTACGGTGCCGCGCAGGACGTCCGGAAACGGCTGATGGACTACCACCGCAACACCAACTACGCCGTCGTGGACATCGACCTCATCGACGAGCTGTACCGCCGCGCCTACCAGGAGAAGGTGCACGGCACGGTACGGCTGCGCATGATGGCCGCCTCCCGCGTCACCCGTCTCGACGGGGCGCAGGGCGCCGACGGCCGGGTCACCGTGGAGGTGCTGAACCAGCTCGACGGCACCCGGGAGGAACTCCGCGCCGACGGCGTGGTGTTCGCCACCGGCTACACCGCTCCCGACGCCGGTCCGCTGCTCGGCAAGGCCGAACCGTACTGCGCCCGGGACGCCGAGGGCCGCCTGCGGATCACCCGGGACTACCGGGTGGTGACCGACGATTCGCTGACCGCCGGTATCTACCTCCAGGGCGGCACCGAGCACACCCACGGCATCACCTCCTCCCTGCTGTCGATGGCCGCGGTGCGCGCCGGAGAGATCCTCGACTCGCTGCTGGCCCGCCACCGCACGGGCGGCGTCCCGGCCGTCAGCGGCGGGGACCGCCATGCCTGAGACCGTCATCGTCGGCGGCGGGGTCGTCGGCGCCGCGGCCTTCCACGCACTGGCCGCCCGGGGCGAACGGGTGACGCTCCTGGAGCGGCACCGCCCCGGCCTCGGCGCCACCGCCTGGAGCGGCGGCATCGTCCGGGTCTTCCACCGCGAGCCCGAACTCGGCGACCGGGCCCTGGAAGGCTGGGAGTACTACCGCGAGTTCGCCCGCCGCACCGGGGAGCCCGCCCCCTTCACCCCCAGCGGCTTCCTCTCCCTGGTCGGCCCGGAACAGGCCGACGACGCCCGCAAGGAGACCGCCCGCATCGCGGACCGCACCCCCGCCCGCTGGCTGGACCCCGGGGAGCTGGCCGAGCGGTTCGGCGCGATCCTCGCGGACACCACCGGCGGCGGGGTCTGGGAGCCGCAGGCCGGGTACCTCGACCCCTCGGACGTCGTACGCGGCTGGGTCCGGGCCGGACAGCGGGCGGGCGGAACCCTCCTCGCGGGCACCCCGGTGCACGGACTCTCCCGTACGGCGGGCCGCGTCACCGGCGTCCACACCGCCCGCGGCGAACTGGCCGCCGACACCGTGGTGCTGGCCACCGGACCGGCCACCCCCGCCCTGCTGACAGGCTGGGGCATCGAGCACCGGCTCTGGCTCCAGACCATCCAGGTCGACCTGCGCCGCCCCGCCGCGCCGGTCCCCGGCCACCCCGCCTTCACCGACCACCTGTACGAGACCAACGGCCGCCCCGACCCCGACTCCGGGGGCATCTTCACCGGCCACCCGACGGGCCAGCGGCCAGGCGGCGAGCACACGGGAGAGCTCGACCCGGAGTGCACGCGCCGCGCCGGGGAGGCCGCCGCACGGCGCCTCGCCTGGGTCGCGGACAGCAGACCCGAAGGCGGCCTGCGGGCCGCCGAATGCCACGCGCCCGGCGAACTGGGCGCGGTCGGACCGCTGCCCGGCGGACCGGACGGCCTGCTGCTCGCCACCGGCTTCAACGGCGGCGGCTTCAAGATGGCGCCCTGGGCGGCCGGTGAGATCGTCCGCCGGATCACCGGCTCCCGCTGAACCGGAGCCCGCGCCACGCCACTTGGGAAACCGGCCGCACGTTCCCGCGAAGCCGCTCGGGACCGACCGCATGCTCCCGCCCAGTCACCCGGGACACCGGCCGCGCGGTCCCGCCGCTCCCGTCACCACCACCGCACACGAACCCAGCACAGATGGGATCTCCATGAGCAAGCAGATCCGGGGAGTCCTCCCGGTCATCCTGATGCCCTACGCGGACACCGGGGAACTCGACGAGGAGGACTTCCTCTCCCAGGCCGACCACATCTTCGACTCGGGCTGCGACGGCCTGGTCGTCGGCCAGATGTCCGAACTCCTGCGGCTGACCCACGCCGAACGGCTGCGCGTGGCCGAGCTGTGCGCCAAATCCGTCCAGGGGCGCGGGATCTCGGTGATGAGCACCGGGGCCGAGACCGCCGAGGCGGCCGTCGAGTACTCCCGGCACGCCGAAGCGGCGGGGGTGGACGCCCTGCTGGTCATGCACCCGGCGACCCTGCCCCTGGACGACGACGGGATGGTCGAGTACTACAGCCGGATCGTCGAGTCCGTCACCATCCCCATCATCGTCCACCACGCCAAGAGCCTGGCCAAGATCCCGCTCTCCATCGACGCCCAGGCCCGGCTGCTGCGCCAGTACGGCGAGGACCGGGTGATGTTCAAGCCCGAGGCCCAGCCCACCCCGCCCCGCGTCAGCCAGCTGCGGGACGCCACCGACGGCCGCGCCCGGATCTTCGAGGGCGACGGCGGCATGATGCTGCTCGACTGCCACCGCAGGGGCCTGGCGGGCACCATCCCCGCCACCGAGACCGCCGAGATCGTCGGCACGCTCTGGCGGCTGCTGGAGTCCGGCGACCGGGAGAACGCGGAGCGGATCGGCTACCCGCTCTCGTACCTCATGTGCCACATGATGAACAGCACCGACTACTACCTCTCGATCGCCAAGCGCTTCCTGAAGGAGCGCGGGATCGTCAAGAACACCCTCGTCCGCGGCCCGAGCAGGCATGTGCTGGACGAGGAGTCCTGGTCGGAGGTCGACCGCCTCTACACCCACCTCCTCACCCTCTCCAAGGAGCTCTCCCGATGAAGAACCACGCCTTCACCATCCGTCTCAAGGACGAAGCCGCCGCCGAGAAGTACATCGCCCTGCACCGCGAGGTCTGGCCGGAGATCGTCGGCCCCGGCGGTGCGCTCGACACCATCGGCGTACGCAAGCTCCAGATCTTCTACATCGACCCGCTCACCCTCTTCATGTACGTCGAGGCCGAGGACCACTTCGAGCCCGTCCGGGACTTCCTGCGCGCCAACGACCTGCACCCCAAGGTCCAGGAGTGGGACGACATCATGCACACCGACGGCGGCCTGCTGCAGCGCCACCCGGGCAACGACGGCAAGCTCAACTGGGCCCCGATGCGCCGCATCCACCACGTCGACTTCACCGGCACGCTGCCCGACCTGGAGGACAAGTGACGACCGGGGCGGCACCGGCCGCGGAGCGCGTCGTACTCGACTGCACCCTGCGCGACGGCGGTTACTACACCAACTGGGAGTTCGACACCGCACTGGTCCGCGACTACCTGGCCCTCTGTCCCCGACTGGGCGTCAATGTCGTCGAGTTGGGCTACGTACGGTTCCACGAGGGCAACTGGGGCCCGTACGGCGACCTGCCGGGCGCGCTCACCCAGGAGCTGGCCGGCGCGCTCCCCGACGGCCACGGCCTGCGCTTCGCCGTGATGGTCGACGCCGCCGACTTCGCGGGGCTGCCGCCCGGCAAGGTCGGCCAGCTGCTCGCCGACAAGCTGGTGGACTCCGCGATCCCCGTGGACCTGGTCCGGGTCGCGGTCCGCTACAACCGGGTGGCGGGCTGCGTTGAGGCCGTCCAGTCGCTGCGCGAGGCGGGCTTCGGCGTCTGCCTCAACCTGATGCAGATCGACCTGGCGAGCGAGGAGGAGACGGACGCCTGCGTCGGAGCGGCCCAGCGCATGGGCCCGCTGGAGGCGCTCTACCTCGCCGACTCGCTCGGCTCGCTGCGCCCCGCGCGCACCGCCCGGCTGGTCCGCCGCCTCGCCACCGGGGTGGGCGCCCCGGTGGGCATCCACGCCCACGAGAACCAGGGCTTCGCGCTGCACAACACCCTGGTGGCGCAGGCCGAGGGCGCGACCTGGCTGGACGGCACCGTGCACGGCATGGGGCGCGGCGCGGGCAACACCCGCACCGAGGAGCTGCTGGCCGCGCTCGGCGCGGAGGCGGACACGCTCCAGCCCCTCCAGGAGCTGATCGTGCGTCACTTCCTCCCGCTGATGGAGCGCTACCGCTGGGGCGCGGGCGGACTGTACGGGCTGGCCGGGCTGCACCATGTGCACCCCACCTACGTACAGCGCCTGGAGGAGAGCCTCGGCCAGGACCAGGAGGCCAAGATCCGCGCCATGGACTTCCTGGCCAAGGTCCCCTCCGCGTCGTTCACCGCCGCACTCCTGGAGAGCGCGGAGGACCATGCCCGGGGCTGAGCGGCTGCTCGAACTCCTCATCCGCCACCGAGTCGTCGTCTTCGACCTGGACGGGGTGCTGGTCGACTCGAACGAACTCAAGGCCGAGTGCATGGGAGAGGCCCTCTCCCCGCTGGGAACGGCGCGGGTGACGCCCTTCCTGGAGGAGTTCCGCGCCACGTTCGGCCGGTCCAGGCGCGAGCACTTCGCGGCGTTCCACCGCGACTACCTGGGCCGGCCGGACGAGGGCGAGGAGTTCGAGACCTTCTACGAGCGGTACGCGGGGGCGTACGCGGCACTGCTGCGCGACCGCTACCCGAACGCACCCCTGTGCGCCCACGCCGACCTGCTGGTCAAGGAACTGGTCACCCGGGGCCTTCCGCTGTACGTGGCCACCGGCACGCTCACCGGCGAGGCACGCCGCGTACTGGAGGGCCACGGACTGCTGGACTCCTTCCGGGGCGTCCTCGGCGGCGAGCGGCCCAAGTGGCAGCGGCTGGGGGAGATCCTGGCGGACGTCGGCCTGCCGCCGTCGGCGGCGGTGCTCGTCGGCGACTCGCGGCAGGATCTGCTGGCCGCGCACCGGGCCGGCACCTCCTTCCAACTGGTCACCCGGTACGGCTTCTTCGGGCATGATCGAGTACTGACCGGGGCGGAGGCACAGGGCTCGCGCTGGGCGGTCGACCTCCTCCCCGACGGCCCCGTCTCCGCTCCGGTCACCGACCTGTCGGCACGCTCCATCGACCAGAAGGCACCGGACGGACCATGAACGACATCGCTGACCTGCCGCCCGTGGTGATCTCCGGGGCGACCCGGGGC carries:
- a CDS encoding L-lysine 6-monooxygenase, giving the protein MSQTQDVPSPLYDVVGIGFGPANLALAAALMEQGERHGPGSTPRALFLERKESFGWHRGMLLDDATMQVSFLKDLVTLRNPTSRLSFVSYLHARERLVDFINHKVLYPSRAEFHDYLEWCAAQVEDLVRYGTEVTEVRPVTVDGVTELLEIVGHAPGTGGETVLCRTRNLVVATGLRPQLPEGVTLSDRVWHSSSLLPSLEALPGPAPERFVVVGAGQSAAEATDHLHRTYPRAEVCSVFNRYGYSPADDSPYANRIFDPAAVDHYYGAAQDVRKRLMDYHRNTNYAVVDIDLIDELYRRAYQEKVHGTVRLRMMAASRVTRLDGAQGADGRVTVEVLNQLDGTREELRADGVVFATGYTAPDAGPLLGKAEPYCARDAEGRLRITRDYRVVTDDSLTAGIYLQGGTEHTHGITSSLLSMAAVRAGEILDSLLARHRTGGVPAVSGGDRHA
- a CDS encoding dihydrodipicolinate synthase family protein yields the protein MSKQIRGVLPVILMPYADTGELDEEDFLSQADHIFDSGCDGLVVGQMSELLRLTHAERLRVAELCAKSVQGRGISVMSTGAETAEAAVEYSRHAEAAGVDALLVMHPATLPLDDDGMVEYYSRIVESVTIPIIVHHAKSLAKIPLSIDAQARLLRQYGEDRVMFKPEAQPTPPRVSQLRDATDGRARIFEGDGGMMLLDCHRRGLAGTIPATETAEIVGTLWRLLESGDRENAERIGYPLSYLMCHMMNSTDYYLSIAKRFLKERGIVKNTLVRGPSRHVLDEESWSEVDRLYTHLLTLSKELSR